The following DNA comes from Naumovozyma castellii chromosome 4, complete genome.
AGAGTGTTTATTCTGTAGTGTTGAAGTGCCACAGAAACTGCAAAGATACAATGAGCAGCCAAGATACCAATAAGAACAATCCCAAAAGAAGCATCCTGAAACAGTCGTCTAGTCAATTGGAGCCTATCGAGACTCTACCGCTGTCTAAATTCCAGCTCCCCACACAGATTCCTTCCAAAGCTGATGTATTCGATTCAAATAATACCACTTCAAGGATTAATACGTTGAAGTTACAGGGAAGAGTCGATAGAAGAGTCTCATTTGCACCTGATGTTACGTTACACAGTTTTGATTTCGTTCCTGATGGGATCTCAAGTCAAAGAGAGCCCAGAAGGAAACAACATGAGGATGTTGGAAGGGAAATTGTAACGTCCACTCAAAGAGAACAAGATGCAGATCAGTCTATGGATATGACGAAcatatttacaaaatcaTCTCAAGAAATGGAGGATATGAAACTATCGAACATTCCTAGTAGTTTGCCAACAGATGCCAATAAGGGGACTGGTCATTCCAAAAGTATAGAGGAGGAAGAACCGATGGAATTGACTGAAACATTTAACGTAGACAAAGAGCCTTTATCACAGCGCATGGAGCTCACACAACTTGTGACTGGAAAGgaacaaaagaataatgaaCCGTATAAAGTTACTGGTCAATATACTGTTAACCTGAGTAACGATATGGATTTTACTCAAGTAGTTGCAAAGATACCGGTCCAACCCAAGTCAACTGAGAAGAAAGTCGAAAATACAGAGGATATGTCCATGGAGGTTACAGAACTGCTTCAAAAACCCACTCAAATGCTGTTTCCTGTTCCAGAATTCAAAGCTATAGACTCTGAAATAAAAACACACATGGCTGTAGATCtcaatttggaagaatCCGCGAGTGAACCCATGGAATTGACGCAGGTGGTAACTAAAAAACCTGAAAACATTGAGCTCACGGTTGAGAATGACTCTGGCATTAATACTGACAAGAATGCAATGGGAAATCCCGATTTTCAAAGAGTTGATTCTACAGCTCCtcaaaatataaatgaTAGGAGAAAGTCGTTAATTCCTGTCTCGAGTAAAAGACGAAAATTAAATACCAGCGATGAACTACCTGTAGCAGCGGAATCAATTGATGGAACcgaagaaatggaattaaCCATCATGGAAAGGATGTCACCAATTCAATTTGACGATTTGAATGCCTCAGTCCAATCCAAAATAAACCACAGTAATGATCTCAGGACTAAAAATTCGTATTCAACTGATGACTTAGAGAGATATTCCTTGAGAAAGTTTCTTGGTGAAACAAATCTAGGATTTTTACTTGATGCAAACACGATCAAAGATGATAGTCAAGTTCTTAACTTTTCTGTTACTCATGTTGAAGGTGATTCTTTATTAAGAAGCAATAATCTCTATGATATTCTATATGTGGATATACCTGTTCTAGAAATGAATTCATTCATATGCA
Coding sequences within:
- the SPC105 gene encoding kinetochore-microtubule binding complex subunit SPC105 (ancestral locus Anc_6.179) — encoded protein: MLQFFTGRPVTYSSKGKQWQRQGEKYTRTRQPEKSVYSVVLKCHRNCKDTMSSQDTNKNNPKRSILKQSSSQLEPIETLPLSKFQLPTQIPSKADVFDSNNTTSRINTLKLQGRVDRRVSFAPDVTLHSFDFVPDGISSQREPRRKQHEDVGREIVTSTQREQDADQSMDMTNIFTKSSQEMEDMKLSNIPSSLPTDANKGTGHSKSIEEEEPMELTETFNVDKEPLSQRMELTQLVTGKEQKNNEPYKVTGQYTVNLSNDMDFTQVVAKIPVQPKSTEKKVENTEDMSMEVTELLQKPTQMLFPVPEFKAIDSEIKTHMAVDLNLEESASEPMELTQVVTKKPENIELTVENDSGINTDKNAMGNPDFQRVDSTAPQNINDRRKSLIPVSSKRRKLNTSDELPVAAESIDGTEEMELTIMERMSPIQFDDLNASVQSKINHSNDLRTKNSYSTDDLERYSLRKFLGETNLGFLLDANTIKDDSQVLNFSVTHVEGDSLLRSNNLYDILYVDIPVLEMNSFICRELIRKISQSQSSFENLENQIKNAPPPLLMKEYYASGGEIKKLMNEQLQLVKQYSKLEAKKAWYEWRKLHLNGITHVLLENLTILQEEYDKIEKDLQKIQQVNSRVKEIKNSISHEIKLLRELPANMYNQEPTLTDKVNIARLRQELKSHSISLGNLPSLKAKHDKLKEDIENTTAILSKAKMQIKSLDDNDSHLAIIPEHSNVVKLQKKLKYLEQLNGVSIISFKGSILELGVDQLSANIALDLSLLRKRASQFIYITQNESHYDAILDYFLEYIISKTNKVARASIVDGLSFVFSLLRRFPTFQKEYHLLRMLFSIHIMADKNYNQPKILRLTDYDFKKNVKLQYQCFLPDFIANVLGEDGDRKLILRATLPKGSQLTSKVLLSRLLQKTRKIFPVLDESRLEIVV